In the Pogona vitticeps strain Pit_001003342236 chromosome 2, PviZW2.1, whole genome shotgun sequence genome, ggagagtgaagtcaagtgggccttagaaagcctggctaacaataaggccagtggaggtgatgacattccagttgaactgtttaaaatcttaaaagatgatgctgttaaggtgctacattcaatatgccagcaagtttggaaaactcaacagtggcaggaggattggaaaagatcagtctacatcccaattccaaagaaaggcagtgccaaagaatgctccaactaccatacaattgcactcatttcccacgctagtaaggttatgctcaaaatcctagaaggtaggcttcagcagtatgtggaccgagaactcccagatgtacaagctggatttcgaaggggcagaggaactcaagaccaaattgataacatgcgctggattatggagaaagccagagttccagaaaaagatgtacttctgcttcattgactatgcaaaagcctttgactgtgtggaccacagcaaactatggcaagtcctgaaagaaatgggagtgcctgaccaccttgtctatctcctgagaaacctatatgtgggacaggaagcaacagttagaactggatacggaacaactgggaaaggagtacgacaaggctgtatattgtttccctgcttatttaacttatatgcagaacacatcatgcggaaggctagactggaggaatcccaagccggaattaagattgccggaagaaatatcaaccatctcagatatgcagatgataccactctgatggcagaaagtgaggaggaattaaagaaccttgtaatgagggtgaaacaggagagtgcaaaaaacggcctgaaactcaacatcaaaaaaactaagataatggccactggtcccatcacctcctggcaaatagaaggggaagatatggaagcagtgacagattttactttcttgggctccatgatcactgcagatggagacagcagccacgaaattaaaagaggcctgcttctggggaggaaagcgatgacaaaccatgacagcatcttaaaaagcagagacatcaccttgccaacaaaagtccgaatagtcaaagctatggtttttcctgtcgtgatgtatggatgtgagagctggaccataaagaaagcagaccgccaaagaattgatgcttttcaattgtggtgctggaggaggctcttgagagtcccctggactgcaaggagaacaaacctatcaattctaaaggaaatcaaccctgagtgctccctggaaggacagatcaacatgtcccgggcaacccagatagtgtggttcctgaccttgagccagacatcctggagagtgaagtgggcattagaaagcatgggttacaacaaggccagtggaggtgatggcattccagtcaagttatttacaatcttaaaagatgatgctgttaagttgctacactcaGCAGTGGCGatatgattggaaaagatcagtctacatcccgatcccaaagaagggcagtgccaaagaatgctccaactaccctacaattgcattcatttcacacacttgcaagattatgctcaaaatcctccaaggtaggcttcagcaccatgaagtacaagctggatttcaaagtggcagaggaattagagaccaaattgctaacttgcgctggatctacttctgcttcattgaatacgcaaaagcctttgactgtgtagaccacagcaaactttggcaagtccttaaagaaaggggagcgcctgaccaccttttctatctccggagaaacctatacatgggaaaggaagcaacagttagaacagaatattgaaacactgattggttcaaaattgggaaaggagtacgacaaggctgtatattgtctccctgcttattaaacttatatgcagaatacatcatgcgaaaggccggactggaggaatccaatccagaattaatattgccggaagaaatgtcaacaacctcatatatgcagatgataccactctcatggcagaaagtgaggagaaataaaagaacctcttaatgagggtgaaacgggagagcgccaaaaacagtctgaagctcaacatcaaaaaaactaggatcatggccactggtcccatggcctcctggcaaatagaaggggatgacatggaggcagtgacaaattgttctttcatgggctccatgatcactgcagatggtgacagcagccacaaaattaaaagacacctgcgtcttgggaagaaagcgatgataaacctagacatcatcttaaaaagaagagacatcaccttgccagcaaaagccCACATagtcaaactatttttttttcagtagtgttttatggaagtgagagctggtccattaagaatgctgaccgctgaagaattaatgcttttgaattgtggtgctggaggaggctcttgagagtcccgtggactgcaaggagaacatgcctatccattctaaaggaaaatcaaccctgagagctcactggaaggacagatcctatagctccccagtgtgggtcctttgatgtaacctaagggcatcactgcgactaaagctctttccgcattccatgcatttatgtggtttctccccagtgtgggtcctttgatgtaccctaagctgaccactctgaataaagctctttccacattccatgcatttatgtggtttctccccagtgtgggtcctttgatgtaatataAGGGAACCATTGcaactaaaactctttccacattctatgcatttatgtggtttctctccagtgtgggtcctttgatgtgacctaagatgaccactgtgagtaaagctctttccacattccatgcatttatgtggtttctccccagtgtgggtcctttgatgtgacctaagatgaccactgcgactaaagctctttccacattccatgcatttatgtggtttctctccagtgtggatcctttgatgtaacctaagttcaccactgtgagtaaagctctttccacattctatgcatttatgtggtttctccccagtgtgggtcctttgatgtaatctaatggCATCACTgtgtctaaagctctttccacattccatgcaatgatgtggtttctccccagtgtggatcctttgatggaTCCTAAGGTTActactgcgactaaagctctttccacattccatgcatttatgtggtttctccccagtgtgggtcctttgatgtatcctaagttGACCACTCTcacgaaagctctttccacattccatgcatttatgtggtttctccccagtgtgggtcctttgatgtaatctaagtgcATAACtccgactaaaactctttccacattctatgcatttatgtggtttctccccagtgtgggtcctttgatgtgacctaagatgaccactgcgactaaagctctttccacattccatgcatttatgtggtttctccccagtgtgggtcctttgatgtaatataAGGGAACCATTGcaactaaaactctttccacattctatgcatttatgtggtttctccccagtgtgggtactttgatgtgacctaagatgaccactgcgactaaagctctttccacattccatgcatttatgtggtttttctccagtgtggatcctttgatgtaacgtAAGTTCACCActgtgagtaaagctctttccacattctatgcatttatgtggtttctccccagtgtgggtcctttgatgtaatctaatggCATCACTgtgtctaaagctctttccacattccatgcaatgatgtggtttctccccagtgtggatcctttgatggaTCCTAAGGttactactgtgactaaagctctttccacattccatgcatttatgtggtttctccccagtgtgggtcctttgatgtaatctaagtgcatcactccgactaaagctcgttccacattccatgcatttatgtggcttctccccagtgtgggtcctttgatgtaccttaagggcaccactatgactaaagctcgttccacattccatgcatttatgtggcttctccccagtgtgggtcctttgatgtaacctaaggttaccactgtgactaaagctctttccacattccatgcatttatgtggtttctccccagtgtgggtcctttgatgtgacctaaggttaccactgtgactaaagctcgttccacattccatgcatttatgtggcttctccccagtgtgggtcctttgatgtaacctaaggttaccactgtgactaaagctctttccacattccatgcatttatgtggtttctcccgagTGTGAGTCCTTTGACGTAACCTAAGATCACCACTGTGACGttgatgtgacctaagttgaCCATTTTCACTGAAGCTTTTTTGACAcgccatgcatttatatggtttcttccctgtgtgagttcttcgatgtgaacgcagatttcttcttctgctgaaactcttttcacattcagtgtttttgtatgatttctccccagggtgagttctttaaattGAACTAgcggcactggtctgaagctATTTCCACAGCCCTTTCTCCTCTAgttcatgggtttttccaagcttttcttcccggcttcacacttgactcttttcagggccagaagaagcggctctgtataattctggccatcgtatttgttacctgatagagaaaaaagaagatgtcTTGACAATGTCACACAGAGCAGAAtgtaactggaggtcaaaccaaagagtttgctctctctttgacccctttgaaaggcatatgtctcttGAAGGCTTTACAGGCAACATATGAAAAATTAGCCGTATTGTGCAAATAGcatggactccccttgcctgaactgatacttccaaagggacagggatgggaaaatatagttgattaatattaaccactatctgaaataatattagtcatcggccatcaagtcaattctgactgatggcaacccttttttcaggggtttctgggtagagaatactcaaaagtcattCCCCATTCCTTGCTTCTGGGACCGTGCAGtttcccaaaggccacacaggctgactttactCGTCGGAGACGCAGTGGGgaatctctggttctgcaactGGATATTtaagccacagagctatccagccagcttaaaaaTACAAGGAGAGactttgattagaattgagggtTTGATTAGACTATTTCCTCCACTGTACAAGTACTTAATGTAAAGGCATTGCAAGTCCacaaatgtattgaaaatggtgatcCCTTGAAacgagaaagggaaggaagacttcaagaacctggattaataaaaagccactgttggctcacatttagcttgcgatctacatCAATTCTAACATTCCTCTCACTCGTACTTTTGCTGAGCCATGTATCCCccatcttttaactgtgcaattggtttctttttccaaggtgcaggactttgcacttgaccgtgaCCAGGTAGGATCTTgcgaaaaagaggggggaaatggtttaaatcttgataaataaagataaatgttaatggcTGAAGAGGAAGATAATTTAAACCCTACAAAGGATGGAAGAAGatataatattacaatatataatatatattgtaatatgatatatgatatatatgaaaGTATAATATTAcaacctcttcatggattgctgccttattgtggcaaagggacttgagtaattcagagaagctatggactatgccgtgcagggacacccaagacagacaggtcatagtggggagttccgactaaacgcaatccacctggagtaggaactggcaatgccactccagtatcattgccaagaacaccccatgaacagaatcaaaaggctaaaatatatgacgttagaagatgggcccctcaggtcggaaggcgtccaatatgctactgaggaagagcggaggacaagtacaagtagctccagagctaatggttgggccaaagtcgaaaggacgctcaactgtggacgggcctggaagggaaaggaaagtccgatgctgcaaagaagaatactgcataggaacgtggaatgtaagatctatgaaccttgggaagctggaggtggtcaaacaggagatggcaagaataaacattgacatcctgggcgtcagtgaactaaaatggacaggaatgggtgaattcaattcagatgattatcatatctactattgtgggcaagaatgccgtagaagaaatggagtagcccttgtaacagcctcctcatgAGTCACAAAGGCACTATTacgtcacactcactcactcttaattcacgctgccaccaaccattccctcaaataatacttcaggctaatgtatgattttaaaataaaagaacaaagggaatagtaaatcacttgaataaaaataataataaggcaatcactgtaagactcacacacactctctcacagaccctcactagatagtacagttcttacttcacaatatcttcaagccctaaccttcctagcataaccctatctggtccctatctcGTCCCtgtctaaagcactcacaccattcactccccttatatacactagctccaccccttaagtcccatcttccgtcacgctattggcagatgacatacagcttcagcagtgacggacaggtgatgtcaacgttactgtaacagccctcatagtcaacaagagtgggaaaagctgtaatgggatacaatgtcaaaagtgatagaatgatttcaatatgaatccaaggcagacctttcaacatcacaataatccaggtttatgcactaaccactaatgctgaggagactgaaattgaccagttctatgaagacttctatggtctgaagctcaacatcaaaaatactaagatcatggccactggtcccatcacctcctggcaaatagaaggggaagatatggaggtagtgacagattttactttcttgggctccatgatcactgcagaaggtgacagcagccttgaaattaaaagacgccttctattcttagccgccccgagtagacgttgtctagaggggcggggtaaaaaaataaataaataaataaataaaataaataaagcgatgacaaacctcgccagcatcttaaaaagcagacacatcaccttgccaacaaaagtcagaatagtcaaagctatggtttttcctgtagtgatgtacggaagtgagagctggatcataaagaaagctgaccgccaaagaactgatgcttttgaattgtagtgctggaggagactcttgagagtcccctggactgcaaagagaacaaaccgatccattctaaaggaaatcaagcctgagtgctcactggaaggacaggtggagctccaatattttggccatctcatgagaagagaggactccctggaaaagaccctggtgttaggaaagtgtgagggcaagtggagaaggggacgacagaggattagatggttggatagtgtcatcgaagtgaccaacatgaatttggcccagctccgggaggtagtggaaggatggcctggcgtgctctggtccatggggtcacgaagagtcggacacgactaaacgactaaacaacaatgaagatttacaacaccttctagaactgacactaaagaaagatgttcttctcattctaggggactggaatgctaaagtagggagtcaagagataaaaggaacaacaggaaagtctggccttggagttcaaaacgaagcagggcaacggctaataaagttttgccaagagaacaagctggtcatcataaacactgtttcccaacaacagaagaggcaactctacacatggaaatcaccagatgggcaataccataatcagattgattatattctctgcagcaaaaatggagaagctctatacagtcagcaaaaacaagacctggagccaattgtggctctgatcatcagcctctcatagtaaaattcaagcttaaactgaagagagcaggaaaaatgactgggctagtc is a window encoding:
- the LOC144587217 gene encoding uncharacterized protein LOC144587217 — its product is MACQKSFSENGQLRSHQRHSGDLRLRQRTHTREKPHKCMECGKSFSHSGNLRLHQRTHTGEKPHKCMECGTSFSHSGNLRSHQRTHTGEKPHKCMECGKSFSHSGNLRLHQRTHTGEKPHKCMECGTSFSHSGALKVHQRTHTGEKPHKCMECGTSFSRSDALRLHQRTHTGEKPHKCMECGKSFSHSSNLRIHQRIHTGEKPHHCMECGKSFRHSDAIRLHQRTHTGEKPHKCIECGKSFTHSGELTLHQRIHTGEKPHKCMECGKSFSRSGHLRSHQSTHTGEKPHKCIECGKSFSCNGSLILHQRTHTGEKPHKCMECGKSFSRSGHLRSHQRTHTGEKPHKCIECGKSFSRSYALRLHQRTHTGEKPHKCMECGKSFRESGQLRIHQRTHTGEKPHKCMECGKSFSRSSNLRIHQRIHTGEKPHHCMECGKSFRHSDAIRLHQRTHTGEKPHKCIECGKSFTHSGELRLHQRIHTGEKPHKCMECGKSFSRSGHLRSHQRTHTGEKPHKCMECGKSFTHSGHLRSHQRTHTGEKPHKCIECGKSFSCNGSLILHQRTHTGEKPHKCMECGKSFIQSGQLRVHQRTHTGEKPHKCMECGKSFSRSDALRLHQRTHTGEL